A single window of Pseudomonas lijiangensis DNA harbors:
- the sctT gene encoding type III secretion system export apparatus subunit SctT, which produces MFELPFKEVSESIIALTIGMARLYPCLFLIPAFAFTELKGMLRHTIVLALALFPMPGIRASLTGQTLDWLDLTALLLKESIIGLLLGLLLAMPFWLFESIGCLFDNQRGALVGGQINPALGDNTSELGHMLKQVMILLMILGGGYATLTQIMWDSYLIWPATQWVPVTGPEGFEVYLKLVASTFRFMVLYAAPLVGLLLLIEFGMAILSLYSPQLQVSTLAMPAKSLVGLGFLVLYMPMLTWLGEGRLDELKDLKHLLPLMLQIP; this is translated from the coding sequence ATGTTCGAACTCCCGTTCAAGGAAGTCAGCGAATCGATCATTGCCCTGACCATTGGCATGGCAAGGCTGTACCCGTGCCTGTTCCTGATTCCGGCGTTCGCGTTCACCGAACTCAAGGGTATGCTGCGGCACACCATCGTGTTGGCCCTGGCCCTGTTCCCGATGCCCGGCATTCGCGCGTCTCTCACCGGTCAGACCCTCGACTGGCTGGACCTGACGGCGCTGCTGCTCAAGGAAAGCATCATCGGTCTGCTGCTGGGCCTGTTGCTGGCCATGCCCTTCTGGCTGTTCGAGTCCATCGGCTGCCTGTTCGACAACCAGCGTGGCGCGCTGGTGGGCGGCCAGATCAACCCGGCACTGGGCGACAACACCTCGGAACTGGGCCACATGCTCAAGCAGGTCATGATCCTGCTGATGATCCTGGGCGGCGGTTACGCCACCCTGACCCAGATCATGTGGGACAGTTATCTGATCTGGCCCGCCACCCAATGGGTACCCGTCACAGGCCCCGAGGGGTTCGAGGTCTATCTCAAGCTGGTCGCCAGCACGTTCCGCTTCATGGTGCTGTACGCCGCGCCGCTGGTAGGCCTGTTGCTGCTGATCGAATTCGGCATGGCGATCCTCAGCCTGTACAGCCCGCAACTGCAGGTCTCGACCCTGGCGATGCCTGCCAAGAGTCTGGTGGGCCTGGGCTTTCTGGTGCTGTACATGCCCATGCTCACCTGGCTTGGCGAAGGGCGCCTGGATGAACTGAAAGACTTGAAGCACTTGCTGCCGCTGATGTTGCAGATCCCCTGA
- a CDS encoding type III secretion system HrpP C-terminal domain-containing protein — MNTKPAPHKPVPPRPQEPPKPRSSNNSSSENTATPIKHERGEHVPHETLEEGELFEQMMTASNDNVFWLGNDQPQGLSDGWRDGEKHGGNASLPPAPVEALWDSLLNPIEEHLASNEMEPMEAIFELPELGKVTVQVIPRSDGLDIALRFARDTALQRCQENREASREWLSQRLGRRVRLTLDQAGH, encoded by the coding sequence ATGAACACCAAGCCTGCGCCCCACAAACCCGTGCCTCCTCGCCCGCAGGAGCCGCCCAAGCCGCGCAGCAGCAATAACAGCAGCAGCGAGAACACCGCCACGCCGATCAAGCACGAGCGCGGCGAGCATGTGCCTCACGAAACCCTGGAAGAAGGCGAACTCTTCGAGCAGATGATGACCGCGTCCAACGACAACGTCTTCTGGCTGGGCAATGACCAGCCACAAGGGCTGAGCGATGGCTGGCGCGACGGGGAAAAGCATGGCGGCAATGCCTCGTTGCCACCGGCACCGGTCGAAGCCTTGTGGGATTCCCTGCTCAACCCGATCGAGGAACACCTGGCCAGCAACGAAATGGAACCCATGGAGGCCATCTTCGAGTTGCCGGAACTGGGCAAGGTAACCGTACAGGTCATCCCGCGCAGCGACGGCCTGGATATTGCCCTGCGCTTTGCCCGTGATACCGCCTTGCAGCGCTGTCAGGAAAACCGCGAAGCCAGCCGTGAATGGCTCAGCCAGCGGCTGGGACGTCGCGTCAGGCTCACTCTCGATCAGGCAGGTCACTGA
- a CDS encoding Gfo/Idh/MocA family protein, protein MTGLRVGIVGLGAQMQENLLPTLLQMPDIRIVAVCDSDRTRAEQINRFVSNVMITDSFDEMLASARLDAVVMACPPQAHRDLSFKAMAKGVHVFVEKPPCFTLDELEALITASNDAKVVTGVGMNFKFAKPMQQLRKMTSTEQFGQTVHVQLNHYASKPTSPLWGLDSTLRSFLLAQAIHTIDLGVTFGGGELRDIESRVQRHGDSLLVSLELQFTTGASVSLLSGTLFPYFEFDMKIVSSNSMMVELNNLWNITMHEPEHGTSATGTAKRWRGAWQPGPLDSGYERSGYFGELEKFFHAVRTNTAFEASFESLRATYKVIESICDAAEQNLALSA, encoded by the coding sequence ATGACTGGACTCAGAGTTGGTATCGTTGGTCTCGGCGCACAGATGCAGGAAAATCTGCTGCCCACACTTCTGCAAATGCCGGATATTCGTATCGTGGCGGTCTGCGACAGTGACCGTACCCGTGCCGAACAAATCAATCGTTTCGTATCCAACGTGATGATCACCGACAGCTTCGACGAAATGCTGGCATCCGCCAGACTCGATGCGGTGGTCATGGCCTGCCCGCCCCAGGCGCACCGCGACCTTTCGTTCAAGGCCATGGCCAAGGGTGTACACGTATTCGTCGAGAAACCACCTTGCTTCACCCTTGACGAACTAGAAGCGCTGATCACTGCCAGCAACGATGCCAAAGTGGTTACCGGCGTCGGCATGAACTTCAAGTTCGCCAAGCCCATGCAGCAGTTGCGCAAGATGACCAGCACCGAACAGTTCGGCCAGACCGTGCATGTTCAGCTCAACCACTATGCAAGCAAACCCACGTCGCCGCTCTGGGGCCTGGACTCGACACTGCGTTCCTTCCTGCTGGCCCAGGCCATTCACACCATCGACCTGGGCGTGACCTTCGGTGGCGGCGAACTGCGTGATATCGAGTCCCGGGTGCAGCGTCATGGCGACTCGTTGCTGGTCAGCCTCGAGCTGCAATTCACCACAGGTGCCAGTGTCAGCCTGCTCAGCGGCACCCTGTTCCCCTACTTTGAATTCGACATGAAGATTGTCAGCTCGAACTCGATGATGGTGGAGCTCAACAACCTCTGGAACATCACCATGCACGAGCCGGAACACGGCACCAGTGCCACAGGTACTGCCAAACGCTGGCGTGGGGCGTGGCAGCCTGGGCCACTGGATTCGGGCTATGAGCGCAGCGGTTATTTCGGCGAGCTGGAAAAGTTCTTCCATGCCGTGCGCACCAACACCGCCTTTGAAGCGAGCTTTGAAAGCTTGCGTGCGACCTACAAGGTGATCGAGAGCATCTGCGACGCCGCCGAACAAAACCTTGCCCTTAGCGCGTGA
- a CDS encoding DegT/DnrJ/EryC1/StrS family aminotransferase → MSANLSNTVNAPVSDKYRPVYADDLLTMKLTLERPLSGTSDVVGEYESKLAEWFEAQHAIAVSSGGAALSVAIYASGVGPGDDVLLTPSCPLCTIYPIIAAGANPIFVDTRAHGFGADPASIKARITPNTKAIIDIPMWGYPTEVDELRLLTHELGIKLILDLAHSHGTTLQGRPLSQFGDLSCFSTHERKPLATGEGGFILTDDDALAKRCRDYSRFGNLNGKDFGLNYKLAALPAALGGSRLASLAGQIEKRRENAAYFLSKLDHSKVREKKIIDGGLPNYYFLNLELHFADNRAFIDYLDDAGIPSDIKRYGCKALYEFPALAQYRNECPNAEALLAGMTTIPVHPDITQTELDYMAERINQYGAA, encoded by the coding sequence ATGTCAGCCAATCTTTCAAATACCGTAAACGCACCCGTTTCCGATAAATATCGCCCGGTATACGCGGACGACCTGCTCACCATGAAACTGACCCTGGAACGTCCGTTGTCGGGCACCAGCGACGTGGTGGGCGAATACGAAAGCAAACTTGCCGAGTGGTTCGAGGCACAGCATGCCATTGCCGTGTCGTCAGGCGGCGCAGCCCTCAGCGTGGCTATTTATGCATCGGGCGTAGGCCCGGGCGATGACGTCCTGCTGACGCCTAGCTGCCCGCTGTGTACCATCTACCCGATCATTGCCGCCGGCGCCAACCCCATCTTCGTCGATACCCGCGCCCATGGCTTCGGTGCAGACCCGGCCTCGATCAAGGCTCGCATCACGCCGAACACCAAGGCCATCATCGACATCCCGATGTGGGGATACCCGACCGAAGTCGACGAGTTGCGCCTGCTGACCCATGAACTGGGCATCAAGCTGATTCTGGACCTGGCTCATTCCCATGGCACGACCCTGCAGGGCCGTCCACTGTCGCAGTTCGGTGACCTGTCCTGCTTCAGCACCCACGAGCGCAAGCCACTGGCGACCGGAGAAGGCGGTTTCATCCTCACCGACGACGATGCACTGGCAAAGCGCTGCCGCGACTACAGCCGCTTCGGCAACCTCAATGGCAAGGATTTCGGCCTCAATTACAAGCTCGCGGCACTGCCGGCAGCTCTGGGCGGCAGCCGTCTGGCGTCACTGGCCGGGCAAATCGAGAAACGCCGGGAGAACGCGGCCTACTTCCTGAGCAAGCTGGATCACAGCAAGGTCCGGGAGAAAAAAATCATCGATGGCGGCCTGCCGAACTATTACTTTCTCAACCTTGAGCTACATTTTGCCGACAACCGTGCTTTCATCGACTACCTCGATGATGCGGGCATCCCTTCCGACATCAAGCGCTATGGCTGCAAGGCGCTCTATGAATTCCCGGCACTTGCCCAATACCGCAACGAGTGTCCAAATGCCGAAGCCCTGCTGGCAGGCATGACGACAATTCCGGTTCATCCGGATATTACCCAGACGGAACTGGACTACATGGCAGAACGCATCAACCAGTACGGTGCCGCCTGA
- a CDS encoding FliI/YscN family ATPase yields MTPLDSWRQEHSERLQRCAPVEVMGRIAGVKGILLHSHMPQARIGDLCEIRRADGSEVMAEIVGFDRQHTLLAALGALDGIAIGAPVRPLFQPHSLVVGEYLLGSVLDGFGRSLSGDGPSAFALSGAAGAQPVIRDAPPATERPRIEAPLSTGLRAIDGLLTLGEGQRVGLFAGAGCGKTTLLAEMARNTPCEAIVFGLIGERGRELREFLDHELDEELRSRTVLVCSTSDRSSMERARAAFTATTIAEGFRQQGKSTLLIIDSLTRFARAQREIGLASGEPAGRGGLPPSVYSLLPRLVERAGRTKTGAITALYSVLIEQDSMNDPVADEVRSLLDGHIVLSRRLAERGHYPAVDILTSLSRTMSNVVGTEQVKGATQIRRLLAAYQQVEMLIKLGEYQQGNDPLTDFAVQSRDQIMDFLQQSLRDPVSLEDTLDHLIQVTADVPR; encoded by the coding sequence ATGACACCTCTGGACAGCTGGCGCCAGGAACACAGCGAGCGACTGCAACGCTGCGCACCGGTCGAGGTCATGGGCCGTATCGCCGGTGTCAAAGGCATTCTCTTGCACAGCCATATGCCTCAGGCCCGTATCGGGGATCTGTGCGAAATACGTAGGGCCGACGGCAGTGAAGTCATGGCCGAAATCGTGGGCTTCGACCGCCAACACACCTTGCTCGCAGCCCTCGGGGCGCTGGACGGTATCGCCATCGGCGCGCCGGTCCGGCCACTGTTCCAGCCCCATAGCCTGGTGGTGGGTGAATACCTGCTGGGCTCGGTGCTGGATGGTTTCGGCCGCTCGCTCAGCGGTGACGGACCTTCGGCCTTTGCCCTGTCAGGCGCAGCGGGTGCCCAGCCGGTGATTCGCGATGCGCCGCCCGCCACCGAGCGACCCAGGATCGAAGCGCCGCTGTCCACCGGCCTGCGCGCCATCGACGGGCTTCTGACCCTTGGCGAAGGCCAGCGGGTCGGGCTGTTCGCCGGTGCCGGTTGCGGCAAGACCACACTGCTGGCAGAGATGGCGCGCAATACGCCTTGCGAGGCGATTGTGTTCGGTCTGATCGGTGAGCGCGGACGTGAATTGCGCGAGTTTCTCGACCACGAGCTGGACGAAGAACTGCGCTCGCGAACCGTGCTGGTCTGCTCCACGTCGGACCGCAGCAGCATGGAGCGCGCCCGGGCCGCCTTCACCGCCACCACCATCGCCGAAGGCTTCCGACAGCAAGGCAAATCAACCCTGCTGATCATCGACTCCCTCACCCGTTTCGCACGGGCCCAGCGGGAGATCGGCCTGGCCAGTGGCGAGCCGGCCGGTCGCGGCGGGCTGCCGCCGTCGGTCTACAGCCTGCTGCCGCGTCTGGTGGAGCGCGCCGGGCGAACCAAAACCGGCGCCATCACGGCCCTGTATTCGGTTCTGATCGAGCAGGACTCGATGAACGACCCGGTGGCCGACGAAGTTCGCTCCCTGCTGGACGGCCATATCGTGCTCTCGCGGCGCCTGGCAGAGCGCGGCCATTACCCGGCCGTGGACATTCTCACCAGCCTGAGTCGAACGATGAGCAATGTGGTGGGAACCGAACAGGTCAAGGGTGCCACACAGATACGCAGACTGTTGGCTGCTTATCAGCAAGTTGAAATGTTGATCAAGCTGGGTGAGTACCAACAGGGGAACGATCCATTGACCGACTTCGCTGTGCAATCACGCGATCAGATCATGGATTTTCTGCAGCAATCGCTACGAGATCCGGTGTCGCTGGAAGACACCCTGGACCACCTCATACAGGTAACTGCTGATGTCCCACGATGA
- the sctS gene encoding type III secretion system export apparatus subunit SctS, with protein METLTLFKQAMLLVVVLSAPALIVAVIVGVITSLLQAVMQLQDQTLPFAIKLVAVGVALALTGRWIGIELMQLAYLSFNMIGQTRP; from the coding sequence ATGGAAACCCTGACGCTTTTCAAGCAGGCCATGTTGCTGGTGGTGGTGCTGTCCGCTCCGGCGCTGATCGTGGCGGTGATTGTCGGTGTCATCACCTCGCTGCTGCAGGCGGTGATGCAGTTGCAGGATCAGACTCTGCCATTCGCCATCAAGCTGGTTGCCGTTGGCGTGGCACTGGCGCTGACCGGACGCTGGATAGGTATCGAACTCATGCAACTGGCCTACCTGTCTTTCAACATGATCGGTCAGACGAGGCCTTGA
- the sctR gene encoding type III secretion system export apparatus subunit SctR has protein sequence MNLQDANPLTLALFLGALSLVPLLMIICTAFLKIAMVLLITRNAIGVQQAPPNMALYGIALAATLFIMAPVFNEMGQRVKKLPDRLDNFAAMESAGKHVIEPLRLFMTRNIDPDIQTHLLENTQRMWPKEMSSQASRDDLLLVVPAFVLSELQAGFQIGFLIYIPFIVIDLIVSNILLALGMQMVAPMTISLPLKILLFVLVDGWTRLLDGLFYSYM, from the coding sequence GTGAACCTGCAGGATGCCAACCCACTGACGCTGGCCCTGTTTCTTGGGGCCCTGTCACTGGTGCCATTGCTGATGATCATCTGCACGGCCTTCCTGAAGATCGCCATGGTGTTGCTGATCACCCGCAACGCCATCGGTGTCCAGCAGGCGCCGCCGAACATGGCGCTGTATGGCATTGCCCTGGCCGCCACCCTGTTCATCATGGCGCCGGTGTTCAACGAAATGGGGCAACGGGTCAAGAAACTCCCCGATCGGCTGGACAACTTTGCCGCCATGGAAAGCGCCGGCAAACATGTAATCGAGCCGCTGCGCCTGTTCATGACCCGCAACATCGACCCGGACATCCAGACCCATCTGCTGGAAAACACCCAGCGCATGTGGCCCAAGGAAATGTCGTCCCAGGCCAGCCGCGATGACCTGCTGCTGGTGGTGCCGGCCTTCGTGCTGTCCGAATTGCAGGCCGGCTTTCAGATCGGCTTTCTGATCTATATCCCGTTCATCGTCATCGACCTGATTGTCTCGAACATTCTGCTGGCCCTGGGCATGCAGATGGTTGCGCCGATGACCATCTCGCTACCGCTGAAAATCCTCCTGTTCGTGCTGGTGGATGGCTGGACCCGCCTGCTCGACGGGCTCTTCTACAGCTACATGTGA
- the sctQ gene encoding type III secretion system cytoplasmic ring protein SctQ, producing MNAQALALRPVSTTEASIRQRIGTGLSLPFQLNRQRGQLALRLAPMPGQSVDEGHLECASGPLRLTNTEALLGLLSSCPALLQQSDNSEDHQWYWQLYNHYLSPELQHLFGSLQPLDQPNEQGLDCLLEARINGLRVCSRLSAPPATLLDLLDRGQWQHRSVGKTWPWPINTPLLLGHLALTYKQLKGLRPGDVLLPDHPLFTPDGHGILQLGSCRLSLVQESANALCFTLTELEQDTMNATIDHFAASDSDNPILLDDIHLQEHEDFAENAADGSDDLERFNDLALALTLRAGNLSLSLGQLRSLSVGSVLTFNGCAPGNAMLFHGERALAHGELVDVEGRLGLQITRMEALR from the coding sequence ATGAATGCACAGGCACTTGCCCTCAGACCCGTCAGCACCACCGAGGCTTCGATCAGGCAGCGGATAGGCACCGGTCTGAGCCTGCCTTTCCAGCTCAACCGGCAAAGAGGCCAACTGGCCCTGCGCCTGGCGCCCATGCCCGGCCAGAGCGTTGACGAAGGTCATCTGGAATGTGCGTCCGGACCTTTGCGACTGACCAACACCGAAGCCCTGCTGGGCCTGTTGTCCAGTTGCCCGGCTCTGTTACAGCAATCGGACAACAGCGAAGACCATCAATGGTACTGGCAGCTTTACAACCATTACCTGAGCCCGGAACTGCAACACCTGTTCGGCTCCCTGCAACCGCTGGATCAGCCCAATGAACAAGGGCTGGACTGCCTGCTGGAAGCACGCATCAACGGTTTGCGGGTCTGCTCCCGGCTGAGCGCGCCGCCCGCCACTCTGCTCGACCTGCTGGATCGCGGCCAATGGCAGCACAGGTCCGTCGGCAAGACCTGGCCGTGGCCCATCAATACCCCGTTGCTGCTGGGCCATCTGGCACTGACCTACAAGCAATTGAAAGGCCTGCGCCCGGGCGATGTGCTGCTGCCTGATCACCCACTGTTTACCCCCGATGGCCACGGAATACTGCAACTGGGCTCCTGCCGCCTGAGCCTGGTCCAGGAATCCGCCAACGCATTGTGCTTCACCCTTACCGAACTGGAGCAAGACACCATGAATGCCACTATCGACCACTTTGCGGCGTCCGACAGCGATAACCCGATTCTGCTCGACGATATCCATCTACAGGAACATGAAGACTTCGCCGAAAACGCAGCTGACGGAAGCGACGATCTGGAACGCTTCAACGATCTGGCCCTGGCCCTGACGTTGCGGGCGGGCAATCTTTCTCTGAGTCTGGGTCAGTTGCGCTCACTGTCTGTCGGCTCCGTACTGACCTTCAACGGCTGCGCGCCGGGCAATGCCATGTTGTTTCATGGCGAACGTGCCCTGGCACATGGCGAGTTGGTGGATGTCGAAGGACGTCTGGGTCTGCAAATCACCCGCATGGAAGCTTTGCGGTGA
- a CDS encoding NUDIX hydrolase: MTAPLDRSQLDRHFTASGFVLNPDRKMLLLHHRKLGVWLYPGGHIEQGETPDVAVLREIFEETGIRAELLGERDEELADIETDVTVLHQPYRVLCEYIDDKRGPHYHLDLIYVTATPLLACPDDREVENARFFSHRETASLQMFPNFRRMVDRVFADDALWDLVGKKVSS, encoded by the coding sequence ATGACGGCCCCTCTCGATCGCTCACAATTGGATCGGCATTTCACCGCGTCCGGGTTCGTCTTGAACCCGGACCGGAAGATGCTGCTGTTGCATCACCGCAAGCTCGGTGTCTGGTTGTATCCGGGCGGCCACATCGAACAGGGAGAAACACCCGACGTAGCCGTGCTGAGGGAGATTTTCGAGGAAACGGGCATCCGCGCCGAACTGCTCGGCGAGCGCGATGAAGAACTCGCCGATATCGAAACCGACGTCACCGTCTTGCACCAACCCTATCGGGTGTTGTGCGAATACATCGATGACAAGCGCGGGCCGCACTATCACCTGGACCTGATCTATGTCACGGCAACCCCTCTGCTCGCCTGCCCGGACGACAGAGAGGTGGAAAATGCGCGCTTCTTCAGTCATCGGGAAACGGCATCGCTGCAGATGTTTCCCAACTTCCGGCGAATGGTAGACCGAGTCTTCGCAGACGATGCGCTGTGGGATCTGGTGGGGAAAAAGGTGTCGTCATGA
- a CDS encoding FHA domain-containing protein: METKKHYELRVLTGLHRGAALPLNGDQWSIGSSSGADLALYDPGIKDSHCMLRLVDSTWSLASSEGAVTDSEGHKIEGITQLEPGTPFALNGVWLSVLSANTEWPAEEDEEQPQTSARDFAQALNDPELEQAYSPEPEPEPEELVAEREAPALKRTPRSLLGPLLLAGSLVVFLGALFWLVNQQEPAPPAPIKPSKIELKDATEVKKVLTKMLEERELQKRITLAEEEGKIFLHGPFDEDDLLQSTSRMLLHFDRQYKSPLQVLNALPAATAELPFTIIQISNTRLASVLTSDGRRLFLGDEVDGVRFVDINEHKVVFEGERRVEVSW; encoded by the coding sequence ATGGAAACCAAGAAACACTACGAATTACGGGTACTGACCGGCCTGCATCGGGGCGCGGCACTGCCCTTGAACGGCGATCAATGGAGCATCGGCTCATCCAGCGGCGCAGACCTTGCGCTGTACGACCCCGGCATCAAGGACAGCCACTGCATGCTGCGGCTGGTGGACAGCACCTGGTCCCTGGCCAGCAGCGAAGGCGCCGTCACCGACAGCGAGGGCCACAAGATCGAGGGCATCACCCAGCTTGAGCCGGGCACGCCCTTTGCCCTCAATGGCGTGTGGTTGTCGGTGCTCAGCGCCAACACCGAATGGCCGGCCGAAGAGGACGAAGAACAACCTCAGACTTCTGCGCGGGACTTTGCACAGGCCCTCAACGACCCGGAGCTCGAACAGGCATACAGCCCCGAACCGGAGCCGGAACCCGAGGAGCTTGTGGCCGAGCGTGAAGCACCTGCACTCAAGCGGACACCGCGTTCACTGCTCGGGCCTTTACTGCTGGCCGGTTCACTGGTGGTCTTTCTGGGCGCGTTGTTCTGGCTGGTCAATCAGCAGGAGCCTGCACCACCCGCGCCGATCAAGCCCTCCAAAATCGAGCTCAAGGATGCGACCGAGGTCAAGAAAGTCCTCACCAAGATGCTCGAAGAACGCGAACTGCAAAAGCGCATCACCCTGGCCGAAGAAGAAGGAAAGATTTTCCTGCACGGCCCTTTCGACGAAGACGACCTGCTGCAATCCACCTCGCGCATGCTGTTGCACTTCGATCGCCAGTACAAAAGCCCGCTGCAAGTGCTCAACGCCCTGCCCGCCGCCACCGCCGAACTGCCCTTCACCATCATTCAGATCAGCAATACACGCCTGGCCAGTGTCCTGACCAGCGATGGCCGACGCCTGTTCCTGGGCGATGAAGTCGATGGCGTGCGCTTCGTGGACATCAACGAACACAAAGTGGTGTTCGAGGGTGAGCGGCGTGTGGAGGTGAGCTGGTGA
- the sctU gene encoding type III secretion system export apparatus subunit SctU → MSEKTEEPTQKKLDDARKKGQVGQSQDIPKLFIFAALIEMILAMVDSGMERLKELMILPIMELDRPFGAALGEVMTKAGLELLLFMLPVLGIAVVMRLAGGWVQFGPLFATEALKLDFERLNPINQFQQMFSSRQLFNLFNSLCKAVMITLVLYWLLPPSLGDLIGLAQTDLDSYWKALVDLFRRLSRICLGLLLVLAILDFALQKYFFIKGQRMSHEDIRKEYKESEGDPHMKSHRKSLAREISEKPGSAAPTQAPVEDADMLLVNPTHFAVALFYRPDQTPLPRIICKGHDADARELIERARKAGVPVVRFVWLARTLYRENVGQFIPRATLQAVAQVYRLLREIDEQAKGDTIEMPHY, encoded by the coding sequence ATGAGCGAAAAAACAGAAGAACCCACGCAGAAAAAGCTCGACGACGCACGCAAGAAAGGTCAGGTCGGGCAAAGTCAGGATATTCCCAAACTGTTCATTTTCGCGGCCTTGATCGAGATGATCCTGGCCATGGTGGACTCCGGCATGGAGCGTCTCAAAGAGCTGATGATTCTGCCCATCATGGAGCTGGATCGGCCCTTCGGCGCCGCCCTTGGCGAGGTGATGACCAAGGCTGGCCTGGAGTTGCTGCTGTTCATGCTCCCGGTCCTGGGGATTGCCGTAGTCATGCGCCTGGCGGGCGGCTGGGTCCAGTTCGGGCCGCTGTTCGCCACCGAGGCCCTGAAGCTGGACTTCGAGCGTCTGAACCCCATCAATCAGTTCCAGCAGATGTTTTCTTCGCGCCAGTTGTTCAACCTGTTCAACAGCCTGTGCAAGGCGGTGATGATCACCCTCGTGCTGTATTGGCTGCTGCCGCCGTCACTGGGCGACCTGATCGGTCTTGCCCAGACGGATCTGGACAGTTACTGGAAAGCGCTGGTCGACCTGTTCAGACGTCTGTCACGTATCTGTCTGGGTTTGCTGCTGGTGCTGGCAATCCTTGACTTCGCCCTGCAGAAGTACTTCTTCATCAAAGGTCAGCGCATGAGCCATGAAGACATCCGCAAGGAATACAAGGAGTCCGAAGGCGACCCGCACATGAAGTCCCACCGCAAGTCCCTGGCCCGGGAAATCTCCGAAAAACCCGGCTCCGCGGCCCCGACCCAGGCACCGGTCGAAGACGCCGACATGCTGCTGGTCAACCCGACCCACTTTGCCGTGGCGCTCTTCTATCGCCCTGACCAGACTCCGCTGCCGCGTATCATTTGCAAGGGTCACGACGCCGATGCCCGGGAACTCATCGAGCGCGCCCGCAAGGCTGGCGTGCCTGTGGTGCGCTTCGTCTGGCTGGCACGGACGCTGTATCGCGAAAACGTCGGGCAGTTCATTCCTCGGGCCACCCTGCAGGCTGTGGCGCAGGTTTATCGTTTGTTGCGCGAAATCGATGAACAGGCAAAAGGGGACACGATCGAGATGCCTCACTATTGA